In a single window of the Coffea eugenioides isolate CCC68of chromosome 3, Ceug_1.0, whole genome shotgun sequence genome:
- the LOC113766642 gene encoding myricetin O-methyltransferase-like, producing MTLDELTNALPIGNAKAPFVYRLMRILIRSGFFIEAKISQHDDEEGLNSLVDVGGGTGTLAKETADAFLDLNCIVTDLPHVVDGLVANNKSLAFVGGDMFVAIPPADDVIMKGNNEMRRQASCID from the exons ATGACCCTGGATGAACTCACCAATGCTCTTCCAATTGGCAATGCAAAAGCCCCCTTTGTCTATCGCCTGATGAGGATTCTAATCCGGTCAGGCTTCTTCATCGAGGCAAAAATTAGTCAGCACGATGATGAGGAAG GGTTGAATTCTTTGGTGGATGTTGGAGGTGGTACTGGAACTTTGGCTAAGGAAACTGCTGATGCTTTTCTTGACTTGAACTGTATTGTTACCGATCTTCCTCATGTGGTTGATGGCTTGGTAGCGAATAACAAGAGTTTAGCCTTTGTTGGAGGAGATATGTTTGTAGCTATTCCTCCTGCAGATGATGTTATAATGAAG GGAAACAATGAAATGAGAAGGCAGGCTTCATGCATTGACTAG